The sequence below is a genomic window from Streptomyces sp. NBC_00582.
TCGTCATGCCCTACGGTCTCGCGCCCTTCCGGCCGTCGGACCCGAAAGCGCGGGTCGTCGCGGCCGATGTCGAGCAGGGCCTGGTCGTGACGATCGGCATGGTCCCCGGCTACATTCTGCCGACGGTGACGAGCGCCGCGAACATCTCCGCCTTCGTGCCGGCCTCCATGCGGGAGATGCACGCACGCAGCGTTCTGCCCAAGTGGCTGGAGGGCCGCAGCGTCATCGACGAGATCGAGGTCATGTGCGTCTCGATGCACGTCCTGCGCATGTTCGACGGCAAGCTGCAGGCTTCCGAGATGTTCAACAGCCTCACCGGCGCCGGCGCGCGGTCGGTGTGGGTCGACTGACCGTTCCCCGCCCGAACCGGTGCCGGTCGCCGCGCGAGAGTCCGACGCGCGCCGCGACCGGCGGAGCGCCGGAGACTTCCGTCTGGATCACCGCGCGGATCAGAGGCAGATGGCCGCAGGCACCCCTTTTGCCTGCCTGAACAGCCCGGACGTGAGAGCCCGCGCCAACGAACGGACGCTGTCGGTCAATTCCGCCCCGCTGGAGTTCATCCAGCGGGGCGGAGTGCCGCGAAGGGCGAGACGCGGGTGCGGGCGAGCGGTCTGCCGGTGAGCCAGGCATCGAGGCGAGCGAGGCTGCCGGCGCCGATTCCATCCGTTGGTACCTACCGCACCACAAAGCGTCCGATGCGGCGTTTCCCGGATTGCGGCGCGGGATCTGCCTGCCGGAACCGGCCTTCCCTTCCATCCGCACCTCTGCCTGGTCCTGACCCACAGCGTGGCCACTATCTGCGTTGCGTGGGGGAGTCACGTTCGTTCGTCTTGCGGGCGACTGCCGCGTGGGACCATCGTAAAGAGCGCGGTATGTCCGTCAAGGCCAGGTGAGGCGCTATGAACGACCCCGTGGTGCAGCCCGGGAGAGCCAGGGCGCCCGTGAACGACGTGATCGCCACCACCACCCCCGTGGTAGTGGCCGACTCCGACGGGATCGTGGCCTGCTGGAGCGATGGCGCACGGTCCCTCCTGGGATTCGACACCGACGAAGTGGTCGGAAGGCCGCTGGACGCACTGCTGACAGGGGATGGCCTGGCCTTTCGGCACCGTGAAGGCCGCCATGTCGACGCGGCGCCGCTGGTGTCCCCCCTGGTGCTGCAAGGGAGACACGCCGGTTACCTCCTGACCGCCACACCCGAGGCCGGGGCGGTCGGTGCTACTCACGACCGGCTTCTGACCTTGGCGTTCTACCAGAATCCGACCGCCACCGGGATCACCGACCGTGAAGGCCGGCTACTGCGTGTCAACCCCCCGATGGCCCGTGCGGCAGGCTGGACCGAAGCGGAACTGAAAGGCCGCTTGGTGACGGAGTTCCTCACCGGACCAGGCTTCTCCGCGATCAACCGACAGCTGCTGCGGGTCGCCGAGACCGGTGTCCCCGAATCCACCGAGGCATACGTCCGAGCCCCCGGGGAACCTCGGGCACATGCGTGGGGCGTCGACGTCTTCCCGCTCACCGACGAGGCCGGTCGTGTACAGGCGGTAACGACGTGCATCTTCGACTACTCGGAGCTGCACGGCTCGCGGAAGCGCATGGCACTGATCAACGAGGCGCGCGAACACCTGGGGACCAGCCTGGACGTGGCGCGCACCGCCAGGGAACTCGCCGAGGTGATCGTTCCGCGGTTCGCCGACGGCGTCGCGGTCGACCTGTTCGACCAGGTCATCGAAGGCCAGCTGGCGGCATCGGTACCGGTCGGGCCGGTCGCGCTGCGCCGGGTGGCTTTTCTGCCGCACTCCGGCGCTCCATCTGTCCACCAATCGCCTGATGACCTGGTCGTACACCCGGCCTCGTCGCTCGTGGCGGCATGCCTGCGGAGCGGAAGGCCGGAGTTGCGGACACTCCCGGACCCGGCGATCAGGCGATGGTTTCAAGAGGACCCGGCGCGGGCGGAACAGCCGCGGGATGGCGGCGCCCACTCGCTCATCGCGGTTCCCCTGCGAGTTCGCGGCGTGCCCCTGGGCGCTGTGCTGCTTCTGCGAAACGCACGAACACCGGACATCTTCACGCCGGACGACCTCACGGTCAGCGAAGACCTTGCCGCCCGGGCGGCCGTCTGTCTGGACAACGCGCGCCGGTTCCGCCGCGAACGTGGCATTGCTCTCGGCCTCCAACGCATGCTTCTGCCCCGCCTCCCCGGGCAGCACCCGGCCGTCGAGACAGCCGCACGCTACCTGCCCGCGGGCGGAGAGGCCGAGACAGGCGGTGACTGGTTCGACGTGATCCCGCTGCCCGGCGCGCGGGTCGGGCTGGTCGTCGGTGACGTCGTGGGACATGGGCTCACAGCGGCCGCGACCATGGGGCGGCTGCGTACGGCGGTACGCACGCTCGCGGACATCGACCTGCCGCCGGAGGAGCTCCTCACGCACCTCGACGACATCGTGAGCAACACCGCGGACACCGACGCGGCTCCCGCATTCGGGCTGGACGCCGTGGCCTGCGACGTCGGCGCGACCTGCCTGTACGCCGCCTACGATCCGGTCGTCGGCATCTGCACCCTGGCCAGCGCCGGACACCTTCCCCCGATCATGATGTCTCCGCAAGGCAAGGCGCACAGCGTCGAGGTCCCGGTCGGTCCGCCACTCGGCCTGAGCAGTCTTCCGTTCGAATCCACGGAGATCGCCGTGCCGGAAGGCAGTGTCCTCGCCCTTTTCACGGACGGCCTCATAGAAACCCGTGACCAGGACATTGACGCGCGACTTGAGCAACTGCGCGGCCTCCTGGAACAACCTTGTGAGTCACTCGACGAGCTGGGCGACGGAATCCTGGACGCCTTGCTGGTCCCGGAACGGAGTGACGACGTAGCGCTGCTCCTGGCTCGTACCCGCGTCCTCGACCGGACCCAGGTCGGCAGGTGGGACATTCCGGCGGATCCGTCCGTCGTGGCCGACGTCCGCCGCAGCGTCTGCGAGCGGCTCTCCGAATGGGAGCTGGAGGAGAGCGCGTTCAGCGCGGAGCTCATCGTCAGCGAGCTGGTCACCAACGCGATCCGTTACGGCGGCGGTTCGATCCGCCTGCAGCTCATCAAGGACGACACGCTCATTTATGAGGTGTGGGACGGAAGCACGACCACACCGCACCTGCGTCGGGCGCAGCCGAGTGACGAGGGCGGTCGTGGCTTGTTCCTCGTTGCCCAGCTCACTCAGCGCTGGGGAACCCGGTACACCCGCGAGGGAAAGGTCGTCTGGGCCGAGCAGGCGCGCCCGGCCTGAAGACGGTCAACGCCGGGCACTCCCGCCGGTGCTCAGCGTCCGGCCGAGCGCGTGTGCCTCGCGCAGGAGGAGCGCACCGAGTTCAGGTCTGCGCTCGGCACGGAACCGGGTCTCCACACCCGTCACGGTCAACGCCCACGCCGGCTGTCCGCCGTGGTCGAACACGGCTGCGGCCATGCCCCAGCTGCCTTCCACCACAAGCCGTGGCGACAAGGTCGTGGCCACCGCCCGCGACACCGATTCCCTCAAGGACGTGGTCGCCGCGCACGGCGAGGCGATCCTTCCGCTGACCCTCGACGTCACCGACAAGGCCGCCGCTACCGAGGCCGTGCAGCGGGCGCACGCGCACTTCGGCGGCCTGGACGTCGTGGTCAACAACGCCGGCTACGGCCTGTTCGGCGCCGTCGAGGAACTGGCCGAGCAGCAGGTCCGCGACCAGATGGAGACCAACTTCTTCGGTGCCCTGTGGGTGACCCAGGCCGCCCTGCCCCTGCTGCGCGAGCAGGGCGGCGGCCACATCGTGCAGATCTCCACCATCGGCGGCGTGACCACCTTCCCCAACCTCGGCGGCTACCGCGCCTCCAAGTGGGCCCTGGAGGGCCTGACCGAGTCCCTCGCGCAGGAGGTTGCCGCATTCGGGATCAAGCTCACGCTGGTCGAGCCCGGCGGCTTCGCCACCGACTGGTCCGGCGCCTCTGCCAGGTTCGCCGAGCAGCTGCCCGCCTACGACCAGGTGCGCGCGGCCATGGCCGAGGGCTGGCGCAACATGAAGATCGGCGACCCCGCCGCGGCCGGACCGGCACTCTTGAAGATCGTCGACGCCGACAACCCGCCCCTGCGCGTCTTCTTCGGCACCGTCGGACTGGACCTGCTCCCCCACGTCTGTGCCGAGCGCCTCAAGACCTGGCAGGACTGGACCGACGTCTCCGCCCTGTCCCAGGGCACCCCGGCCTGAACCGAGCCGGGTGAGTGCGCGTTCCCGAAGTGCCGGTGACAGGCGTACGTCGTGGCGCCAGCCCGTCAGGGCTGGCGCCACGACCGCTCCTCACCGAAGCAAGGTCAGGCTGTCTCCGCCATGCGTGGCCAGGCGGCGGCGAGTTCGGCCACGTCGATGTCTTCGCGATGGAGGTGATCGGGGACCGGGCGACGCAAGGTGGCGACGTGGGCCGGCAGGGCCTGCTCCAAACGAGCGCGTCCGGCGTCGGTCCGAATGGCAATCGACGACCGCGCGTCGTGCGGTGCCTGTTCACGCAGGAGCGGGCTTTCGGTCGCCATGGCCTGCGCGGTACGCCCGGCATCGGGGGCGAGACGTGACACAGGCCGGCCAGGTCGCCGAGTTTCATGGTGTGGTCGGGGGCTTTACTCAGCGCCAGGAGCACGAATGCGCTCGGTGCGGGTCAGGCCGTGAGCGCATCGCCTTATCGAACCCCTGCTTCATGTCTGTGATGGCCGGTTGTCTCACCCCCTGTACATCACCACGGCCATCCTCGGCATGCTCCTGACCCTGGTCACTCTCTCCGTCGGGGCTCCCAAGACCGTGCTCAAGGGGCCGTACTCCGCCAGGGCTGGTCCGCTTCATCGGACTGGCCGAGGTCGCTGCGGCCGCCGGACTGATCATCGGTCTCTTCTGGCAGCCTCTGGACATCGCCGCAGCCACCGGCTTCGCCGTCCTGATGGTCGATGCGGCCGTCTTCCACTGCAGAACCGGCGACTTCGCCGACCTCGAAACCGGTGCCAACGCCATGGGCGCATAGTGCTCCGCCTGATCTCCTCGCCACAGCTGTCGTCCTGGCCCTGGCCATGTGGCCCCTCGCCCCGGAGGCAGGGCCTCGGCAGAGTCGGCGGTCCGGTTGGTGACGGCTGGCTCCGTCCCCCGGCAGCCGGGGCGGCAGGCAGACGGCGACGCTGAACCGTTTCCATTCCGCCGCGAACAGCGGCGGCCGGGCATCTTGTCGTCTCTCACCCGCCTGTCTGTGAGAGCAGTGTCCTGGTGGGGGACCCTGACGGGGGTGCGGCTCCGGCAGTGGCGTCCCGGCTGCGTCGCCGGTCCGTGTCAGAGATCTATGTCGGCCAGCCACTGGCTCGGGGTCCGGGGTGTCAGGCCGAGGCGCTTCTGAGCGGAGCGCTCGGCTGTGATCGAGTGGTCGGGCTGCGTGCTGAGGGCCTGGTACATGTCTGCGATGTCGGTGGCGGCCTGCTCGCCCATCATGGGTGCGAGTGGTGCGAAGAAGGCGTGGGGGTCGGTCGCCTCGTAGGCCACGGGCCTTCCGAGCCGGGCGCTGAACGCCTCGGCCAAGTCCTCGCCGCTGACGGCTGGGTACTGGCCGACGGAGACCACGCCGGTGACGTCCGTGCGGTCGAACATCACGGTGGCGATGTCGGCGATGTCCAGGTGCGAGGCCCAGGAGGCGCGGAAGCCGCTGGGCAGCGAGTAACGCAGCACGCCCTCCTCGCGGACGCCCGCGATCACGTTCGGCAGCAGCAGGTTCTCCAGGTAGAACCGGGGCTCGATGACGGCGTGTGAGACGCCGCTGTCCGCCAGCCCGGCGGCGAGCACCGAGACGGCGTTCGCTGCCGGGGTGTCCTGACCGCTGTCGCCGTCGGTGCCGATGAGGCCGCCGCTGGTGGAGAACACCACGCGGGCGGGCCGGGCCTCGCGGATGGCGGCCACGACGTTGCGTGCGAAGGCCAGGCGGTCCTCCTCCGGGGCCACCGGCAGGTGGACGAACACCCCCTCCGCGCCACGGTAGGCATCGGCCAGGTCCGCGGTGGAGGAGTAGTCGACGGTCAGCACGCGTGCGCCGTCCACGACGGCGCCCGCCTTACTGGTCAGGGCGGTCACGGGCTTGCCCGCGGCGATGAGGGCTGCGACGACAGGGGCACCTTGGGCGCCCGTGGCGCCATGGATCATGTAGGTCATGGAGCCATTAGTGCACAGGATGCATCGGTTACATCAACTGCACTAATGGCCTAGACTCGAACTATGACCGCTGACCGTCTCCCGGAGTGCGGCGTCGCCCGGTTCATCACTCTGCTCGACGGGCCGTGGGCCACCCTGATCGTGCGCGAACTCCTGCGCGGGCCACACCGCTTCACAGAGTTGCGCGATGCGCTGCCCGGCATCAGCCCGCACACCCTCACCAGCCGGCTGCGCCGGTTCGAGAGGCACGGCATCGTGACCCGCACCGCCTACGCGGAGATCCCGCCACGGGTCGAGTACCGGCTCACCCCCCTCGGCGAAGGGCTGCGCGCCGTCCTCGACACCATGGCCGCCTGGGCCGTGACAGTCCCTGACGGCGAGTCGGGCGTCACCGCCTGACCGTCGAAGCGGCGTCACCGGGTCGAGAGGCCGATGGAGATGCCGCCGTTCACCTCCAGGACGACGCCGGTGATGTAGTCGGCGGCGAGCATGGGGGGTGTCGATGGGGCCGGGGGCGATGGCGTGGCGGTGATGCCGTGTCGGGCGCCCCGGGGGAGGTCGTCGCCTCCGGCCGCGGGATGTCTGCCTCCTCCGCCGGAGCCGACGCGGCCGCGGTCGGCGTGCTTGCCCGCTGGCGCGAGGGATCGCCGGCTCTCCCCGTTTCCTGTCACATGGGAACCAATACGGGCAGGACGATGCGGGAGGGCCGGTCGGGGTCGTGGAGGGTCTGCTGGCGGGCGACTCGGGCCGTGGTCGCGCTCTCCTCGGTTTCGCCTGTGTTGTGGTTGCGGTCCAGTGCGGGAAGTTGCCGGAGGTGAGCTGGAGCCGTATGCGGTGTCCTGCCTGGAAGGCGATGGTGGTCGACCACAGGTCCACGACATGCTCGGCGGGCTCACCGGCGTCGCTGCCGGTCGGTCACGTTGCGGGAGAGGCCGTGCTCGTCGACGTCGCACAGGCGGGCGACCCAGTCGGTCGAGGGGCCGTCCGTGGCGGCGAAGAGTACGGCCTCGACCCGGCCGGTCGCTTCGACGTCCTCGGCGCGCGGTTCGGTGGTGAAGACCAGGACGTCCTCGCGCGCCTCCACGGCCGTCTGGTCGAGCGGCCCGGGACGGAAGTCGTCCGTCAGCAACAGCGCCCCTCCCACTGTGGGCACCGGGTCCATCGGGTCGTAGGTGAACTCCTCGGGCTGCTCGGCGGCGGACGGCGGCTCAGGCGTCAGGCGTCCATCCGCGCGCAGGTGGAAGTCGTCTCGTCCGGAGCACCCGCCTCTGATGTGCCGGTATCCGGCTGGTTCTGTGTGCTGGCCGAGGTCAACGTGGCCCCCTGACGGTCGCTGACCGAGCGGTGGGCCGTCGCGGACCTGCTGGATCTGGACGAGGCCGCGATCGGTGGCTCGCGCGGGCGGGCGTGAGGGCCGTGCGGCCGCTCGATGAAGGGTGCCCGCACCGAAGTCTTCCGACGGACAGGCACAGGCCAGCGTCGTCGACTTCGGCACCCCGTGTGAAACGGCGGCTCGGTGCCGGGCGTGGTGCCCTGGTGACCGGGTTCGATCGAGTGCCTGCCGGAGCCCCGCGCCCGCCGGGTCCCGTACGGGCGGCCCGGGTCGCGGGGCGTCAGCTCGGCTGGAGGATGACCGCCTGACCACCCGCGCTGGTCATCGCCATGCTCAGAGTCGTCGAGGAGGTGACGGTCCGGGTGCTCACCACCGTGGGCGTGGCGTGCGGGGTGGTTCCCGCCGTTCCGTCCGCGTAGACGGTGGCGGTGTAGCTGACGCCGCTGTCGAGGAAGTCCAGCGGGACCGACAGGGTGCGGGCGGTCTCGTTGGTCATCGCGCCGAGGAACCAGGTGGCGCCGCTGCGGCGGGCGACCGCTATGTACTCGCCGATCGAGCCGGTGAGGGTCCTGCTCTCGTCCCAGGTGGTGGGCACGGCGTCGAACCACGACAGCCCGGGCCAGTTGGCGGTGGTGGTGTACGACGACGGTGTGGAGTACCAGTAGAGGAAGTTGAGTGGCTGGTAGTACACCGCTGCCATCGCCATCTGGTGGTTGTTGGTCGTCTGGTCGCGGGACTGGCCGTAGCAGATGGTGTAGTCCATCGGTCCGCCGACGTTGCGGGCGAAGGGCAGGGTCACGTTGTGGGTGGCGGTCGGGAACTGCTCGTTGCCCCGGACGCCTTCCAGGCTGATCCAGTTGGGGTAGGTGCGCTCGTAGCCGAAGGGCCGTACGTCGTCGTGCATGTCGATCAGCAGGTTGTACTTGGCGGCCGTCTTGGCCCAGGCGATGATCTGGTTGGTCATGGTCTGGGTGCCGTCGTTGATGAAGCCGAGCTTGATGCCGGTGACGCCCCAGCTCTTGTAGAGGGCGAACAGGGTGTCGGGGTCGGTCAGGGCAAGACGGTTGACGTAGAGGAAGACGCCGATGCCGTTGTCCGTGGCGTAGTCGATCACCGTGGGCAGGTCGATGTCCGTGATCGCCGCGGTCGCGTCGGTGGTGGTGAACTCCGGGCCGTACCACCCCGCGTCGTACTCGATGTACTCCAGGCTGCGGGCGACGGCGAAGTCCACGCCGGCGATTCCCGCGGCGGTGGTCAGGTTGCAGCGGAACACCTTGCCCGGCCGGATCCATGTCGTGTCGGTCAGGGCGCCCGCCGGGGCCAGGTTGAGCACCAGTTCGGCGTTGTCGACCAGGTCGGCGTCGGAGGATCCGAGGACGAGGACCCGCCAGGGCGTGGCGAACGGCGTGGTGACGGTCGAGGTGGTCTGCACCGTGCCGCTGCCGCGGGCGGTCTTCTTCATCAGGTACGTCTTGAGGGTGTTGCTCTGCCCGGAGACCGAGGTGAGCATCCCTCGCGGGTAGTTCACGCGCGAGGATTCACAGATGCAGGCACGCGGCCCGCCGGCCAGGGTGACCAGGAGGGGCATGTCGGTCAGGGGGCCGACGTCCGTGCCGGAGGTGCCGGTGGAGGGGATCGCGTCCGGTGCGACGGGGGTGTACACGCTCTCGTCCCGGGCGCTGTAGACCAGGGTGCCGCCGGGGAAGACGAAGCTGGTCAGCTCGTCGGAGATGGTGGCCTTGCCCGTTCCGAGCAGCGTGTAGCGCAGCGCGACTCCGGTGTTGTAGGCGCGTATCTGGATGCCGAAGGTGACGCCGCTGGTGCTGTCCTGAAGGTTCCAGCGCATTTCCTGGTAGTGGTCGCGGATCGTCGCGTTGCGCCCGTACACCGGCATCCAGGTGCTGTCCTTGGTCCAGTGCTGATAGTTGGTCAGCACGGTGTTCGCGGCGCCCAGCGTGGTGCCGTCGCTCATGACGAGTCCGAGCGCCGAGGTGCCGACGACCGCCGCGCCGGCGCGTGTGACCGACCAGGAGAGCGCTCCGCCGGCCAGGGACACCGTGATCTTGTTGCTGCCGTCCGGTGACGTGGCGGTCATGACGGCGTCCGCCGCGTGGGCCTCTTGCGTGCCGGCGAGGCCCAGTGCTGCGGTCCCCGCCGTGACCGCCGCTGCCTTGATGACCCCGCGCCGGGACAGCGCTCCCGGGCGAGCGGCTGCGGGCAGGCCTGGCCGCTCCTGACGTCCTGACGTTCCCATGGTCAGTGACCTCTCTGTTGAGTTGCGTGAAAAGACATCGGCACGGGGAGCGCGTGGGCGTCCCGCACGGTGTTGGCCCGTGCGGGACGCCCACGCTGTCGGTCACTGCTGGGTCAGGGTGACTTCGTCGCAGTAGCCGTCGCCGGTTCCGGAGACGAGGTGGCAGTAGATGCGGGCGGATGTCACGCCCGCGCCCGTGGTGAAGGTCGTCGACTGCTTCGAGTAGGTGCTCGACGTGGTCGAGGCACTCGTGACGGCGGTGCCGTTGTAGAGCTTGGCCTCCAGCGCGGTTGTGGTGCCGGCGGTCTGGCTCGCGAGGGAGCCGGTCAGCCGGTAGGTGGTGTTCGGCGTGAGGCCGGTGACGATCTGGAACAGGGAGCCTGAACTCAGGGAGGCGTTGGCCAGCCCGGCGGCGTTGCCGTTGGCCGCCGTGCCCGTGAGCGAGAAGTCGCCGTTGCGCCAGGGCACGGTGTGGCCGGACTCGAAGTTGCCGTTGATCGCGTAGTTCCTGACGGGGGTGACGGCCAGGTCGTCGCAGTAGCCGTTGCCCGTACCCGAACTCTTGTAGCAGTACAGCCGTACGGTGTTGTTCGTCGCCCCGGTGGTGAAGTCGGCGGAGACGTACGTCCACGTGGTGCCGCTGGAGCTCGCCGACGTTTCCAGACCACCGGTGTTCTTGACACCGACGTTCATGACCTCACCGGCGACGGCCGACTTCACCCAGCCCGAGACGCGGTACGTCGTCCGGGGCGCGACGGGGACGTACTGTTCGAGCGAGGCGGGCGACGGCCCGACACGCGCCGTGTAAGTCCCGGAGTGGGCGCCCGAGTTCACCACCGAGGCGGAGTTCCACGCGCTCCACCCCGAGGTCGACCCCTTCTCGAAACCGAGGTTCTCGCCTGCGAGGCAGGTCGCGTCGGAGGGCGTGCTGTACTGGTCGGCGCCGATGTCGGGTGCGCAGGTGGAGGGAACGGTCGAGCCCCAGTAGTCCTTGCCGCCGTTGTTGGGGACGACGACTCCCGCG
It includes:
- a CDS encoding ATP-binding SpoIIE family protein phosphatase, giving the protein MNDVIATTTPVVVADSDGIVACWSDGARSLLGFDTDEVVGRPLDALLTGDGLAFRHREGRHVDAAPLVSPLVLQGRHAGYLLTATPEAGAVGATHDRLLTLAFYQNPTATGITDREGRLLRVNPPMARAAGWTEAELKGRLVTEFLTGPGFSAINRQLLRVAETGVPESTEAYVRAPGEPRAHAWGVDVFPLTDEAGRVQAVTTCIFDYSELHGSRKRMALINEAREHLGTSLDVARTARELAEVIVPRFADGVAVDLFDQVIEGQLAASVPVGPVALRRVAFLPHSGAPSVHQSPDDLVVHPASSLVAACLRSGRPELRTLPDPAIRRWFQEDPARAEQPRDGGAHSLIAVPLRVRGVPLGAVLLLRNARTPDIFTPDDLTVSEDLAARAAVCLDNARRFRRERGIALGLQRMLLPRLPGQHPAVETAARYLPAGGEAETGGDWFDVIPLPGARVGLVVGDVVGHGLTAAATMGRLRTAVRTLADIDLPPEELLTHLDDIVSNTADTDAAPAFGLDAVACDVGATCLYAAYDPVVGICTLASAGHLPPIMMSPQGKAHSVEVPVGPPLGLSSLPFESTEIAVPEGSVLALFTDGLIETRDQDIDARLEQLRGLLEQPCESLDELGDGILDALLVPERSDDVALLLARTRVLDRTQVGRWDIPADPSVVADVRRSVCERLSEWELEESAFSAELIVSELVTNAIRYGGGSIRLQLIKDDTLIYEVWDGSTTTPHLRRAQPSDEGGRGLFLVAQLTQRWGTRYTREGKVVWAEQARPA
- a CDS encoding SDR family NAD(P)-dependent oxidoreductase, producing MPQLPSTTSRGDKVVATARDTDSLKDVVAAHGEAILPLTLDVTDKAAATEAVQRAHAHFGGLDVVVNNAGYGLFGAVEELAEQQVRDQMETNFFGALWVTQAALPLLREQGGGHIVQISTIGGVTTFPNLGGYRASKWALEGLTESLAQEVAAFGIKLTLVEPGGFATDWSGASARFAEQLPAYDQVRAAMAEGWRNMKIGDPAAAGPALLKIVDADNPPLRVFFGTVGLDLLPHVCAERLKTWQDWTDVSALSQGTPA
- a CDS encoding DoxX family protein, yielding MVRFIGLAEVAAAAGLIIGLFWQPLDIAAATGFAVLMVDAAVFHCRTGDFADLETGANAMGA
- a CDS encoding SDR family oxidoreductase, coding for MTYMIHGATGAQGAPVVAALIAAGKPVTALTSKAGAVVDGARVLTVDYSSTADLADAYRGAEGVFVHLPVAPEEDRLAFARNVVAAIREARPARVVFSTSGGLIGTDGDSGQDTPAANAVSVLAAGLADSGVSHAVIEPRFYLENLLLPNVIAGVREEGVLRYSLPSGFRASWASHLDIADIATVMFDRTDVTGVVSVGQYPAVSGEDLAEAFSARLGRPVAYEATDPHAFFAPLAPMMGEQAATDIADMYQALSTQPDHSITAERSAQKRLGLTPRTPSQWLADIDL
- a CDS encoding winged helix-turn-helix transcriptional regulator, which translates into the protein MTADRLPECGVARFITLLDGPWATLIVRELLRGPHRFTELRDALPGISPHTLTSRLRRFERHGIVTRTAYAEIPPRVEYRLTPLGEGLRAVLDTMAAWAVTVPDGESGVTA
- a CDS encoding CocE/NonD family hydrolase C-terminal non-catalytic domain-containing protein, encoding MVRRSSSSRADAPRPGPPVRDPAGAGLRQALDRTRSPGHHARHRAAVSHGVPKSTTLACACPSEDFGAGTLHRAAARPSRPPARATDRGLVQIQQVRDGPPLGQRPSGGHVDLGQHTEPAGYRHIRGGCSGRDDFHLRADGRLTPEPPSAAEQPEEFTYDPMDPVPTVGGALLLTDDFRPGPLDQTAVEAREDVLVFTTEPRAEDVEATGRVEAVLFAATDGPSTDWVARLCDVDEHGLSRNVTDRQRRR
- a CDS encoding glycoside hydrolase family 97 protein, producing the protein MGTSGRQERPGLPAAARPGALSRRGVIKAAAVTAGTAALGLAGTQEAHAADAVMTATSPDGSNKITVSLAGGALSWSVTRAGAAVVGTSALGLVMSDGTTLGAANTVLTNYQHWTKDSTWMPVYGRNATIRDHYQEMRWNLQDSTSGVTFGIQIRAYNTGVALRYTLLGTGKATISDELTSFVFPGGTLVYSARDESVYTPVAPDAIPSTGTSGTDVGPLTDMPLLVTLAGGPRACICESSRVNYPRGMLTSVSGQSNTLKTYLMKKTARGSGTVQTTSTVTTPFATPWRVLVLGSSDADLVDNAELVLNLAPAGALTDTTWIRPGKVFRCNLTTAAGIAGVDFAVARSLEYIEYDAGWYGPEFTTTDATAAITDIDLPTVIDYATDNGIGVFLYVNRLALTDPDTLFALYKSWGVTGIKLGFINDGTQTMTNQIIAWAKTAAKYNLLIDMHDDVRPFGYERTYPNWISLEGVRGNEQFPTATHNVTLPFARNVGGPMDYTICYGQSRDQTTNNHQMAMAAVYYQPLNFLYWYSTPSSYTTTANWPGLSWFDAVPTTWDESRTLTGSIGEYIAVARRSGATWFLGAMTNETARTLSVPLDFLDSGVSYTATVYADGTAGTTPHATPTVVSTRTVTSSTTLSMAMTSAGGQAVILQPS